One genomic region from Anopheles bellator chromosome 2, idAnoBellAS_SP24_06.2, whole genome shotgun sequence encodes:
- the LOC131212741 gene encoding putative tricarboxylate transport protein, mitochondrial yields the protein MDRLGGTPTTLAMASPKNTSQFRNPFGCRPWMEQSGAAAAAPGAKGLKGIVAGGITGGIEICITFPTEYVKTQLQLDEKGATKQYNGIMDCVKKTVKTNGVLGLYRGLSVLLYGSIPKSAVRFGAFESLKGRLVDTNGQLSTSGKLLAGLGAGVAEAILAVTPMETVKVKFINDQRSATPKYKGFFHGVGMIVRQEGLSGVYKGLTATIMKQGSNQAIRFYVMESLKDLYKGNDQSKPVPKMVVGAFGAVAGAASVFGNTPIDVVKTRMQGLEAAKYKNTMDCAVQIWRNEGPMAFYKGTVPRLSRVCLDVAITFMIYDSFMDLFNKFWR from the exons ATGGACCGGTTAGGAGGAACTCCGACGACGCTGGCCATGGCGAGCCCGAAAAACACTAGTCAATTCCGCAATCCGTTCGGGTGCCGACCGTGGATGGAGCAGAGTGGAGCAGCGGCCGCTGCTCCCGGGGCGAAAGGTTTGAAGGGTATCGTGGCCGGCGGCATTACCGGAGGCATCGAAATCTGCATCACCTTCCCGACCGAGTACGTGAAAACGCAGCTCCAGCTGGATGAGAAGGGCGCAACGAAGCAGTACAATGGAATTATGGATTGTGTGAAGAAAACGGTCAAAACGAACGGTGTTCTGGGCCTTTACCGGGGTCTGAGCGTGCTGCTCTACGGTTCGATACCAAAGTCGGCCGTTAG GTTCGGTGCGTTCGAGAGCCTCAAAGGCCGGCTTGTCGATACGAACGGCCAGCTGAGCACGTCCGGCAAACTGCTGGCCGGGTTGGGAGCGGGCGTGGCAGAAGCCATCCTCGCCGTCACACCAATGGaaacggtgaaggtgaagttCATCAACGATCAGCGGAGCGCCACGCCAAAGTACAAAGGTTTCTTCCACGGTGTCGGGATGATCGTGCGACAGGAGGGTCTGTCCGGCGTGTACAAGGGCCTGACGGCGACGATCATGAAGCAGGGCTCGAACCAGGCCATCCGCTTCTACGTGATGGAGTCGCTGAAGGACCTGTACAAGGGCAACGACCAATCGAAACCGGTGCCCAAAATGGTcgtcggtgcgttcggtgcTGTCGCCGGTGCTGCGTCCGTTTTCGGAAACACACCGATCGATGTGGTTAAGACGCGCATGCAAGGCCTGGAGGCGGCCAAGTACAAGAACACGATGGACTGTGCGGTCCAGATCTGGCGCAACGAAGGGCCGATGGCGTTCTACAAGGGCACGGTGCCGCGGTTGAGCCGCGTCTGTCTGGACGTCGCGATTACGTTCATGATCTACGACTCGTTCATGGATctgttcaacaagttttgGCGCTAA